The Thermobispora bispora DSM 43833 genome window below encodes:
- a CDS encoding pectate lyase family protein: MRARAVLLPAAIAVTVAAMSAPAAQAADEHDPLRPGSKAWRLGHETLPPNDGWASANGGTTGGSGAPRENIHVVTDRDGLAAALAAPGPRIIYVKGVIDTGKTCADYVRNGYSLEAYLAAYDPEVWGRDREPSGPLEEARAASAAAQAADIVLRVPSDTTIVGLPGAVIRHLNLRVDQARNVIIRNIRFEDAADCFPQWDPTDGPEGNWNSAYDSISVTRSTNVWIDHNTFTDGDNPDSAQPHYFGRPYQVHDGQLDITNGSDLVTVSWNVFADHDKTMLIGSTDNPANDAGKLNVTVHHNRFTNTLQRLPRVRFGKVHVYNNSYEIPDPGTFVYALGVGVQSQIYAERNHFHLGKGVNPATLLHDWGGTALTARENVARIDGRLQPIDLIGVYNAANDPDLGTDAGWTPTRYTKIDPAPSVAAKVAAHAGAGRLL; the protein is encoded by the coding sequence ATGCGTGCACGAGCCGTCCTCCTGCCGGCCGCCATCGCGGTCACCGTGGCGGCCATGAGCGCGCCGGCCGCCCAGGCCGCCGATGAGCACGACCCGCTCCGGCCGGGCAGCAAGGCCTGGCGGCTCGGCCACGAGACCCTGCCCCCGAACGACGGCTGGGCCTCGGCGAACGGCGGCACGACCGGTGGATCCGGCGCGCCCCGGGAGAACATCCACGTGGTCACGGACCGGGACGGGCTCGCCGCCGCCCTCGCCGCGCCCGGGCCGCGGATCATCTACGTCAAGGGCGTGATCGACACCGGCAAGACCTGCGCGGACTACGTCCGGAACGGGTACTCCCTCGAGGCCTACCTCGCCGCCTACGACCCGGAGGTCTGGGGGCGGGACCGGGAACCGTCCGGGCCGCTCGAGGAGGCGCGGGCCGCCTCCGCGGCCGCGCAGGCCGCGGACATCGTGCTGCGGGTGCCCTCGGACACCACGATCGTCGGCCTGCCCGGCGCGGTGATCCGGCACCTCAACCTGCGCGTGGACCAGGCGCGCAACGTGATCATCCGGAACATCCGGTTCGAGGACGCCGCGGACTGCTTCCCCCAGTGGGACCCGACCGACGGCCCGGAGGGCAACTGGAACTCGGCCTACGACAGCATCTCGGTGACCCGGTCCACCAACGTGTGGATCGACCACAACACGTTCACCGACGGCGACAACCCCGACTCGGCCCAGCCGCACTACTTCGGCCGGCCGTACCAGGTGCACGACGGCCAGCTCGACATCACCAACGGGTCGGACCTCGTGACGGTGTCATGGAACGTCTTCGCCGACCATGACAAGACCATGCTGATCGGCTCGACCGACAACCCCGCGAACGACGCCGGCAAGCTCAACGTGACCGTGCACCACAACCGGTTCACGAACACGCTCCAGCGGCTGCCGCGCGTCCGCTTCGGCAAGGTCCACGTCTACAACAACTCCTACGAGATCCCCGACCCGGGCACGTTCGTCTACGCGCTCGGCGTGGGCGTCCAGTCGCAGATCTACGCCGAGCGGAACCACTTCCACCTGGGCAAGGGCGTGAACCCGGCCACGCTGCTCCACGACTGGGGTGGGACCGCGCTCACCGCCCGGGAGAACGTGGCGCGCATCGACGGCAGGCTCCAGCCGATCGACCTGATCGGCGTCTACAACGCGGCGAACGACCCCGACCTCGGCACCGACGCCGGCTGGACGCCGACCCGGTACACCAAGATCGACCCGGCGCCGTCCGTCGCCGCGAAGGTCGCCGCCCACGCGGGCGCCGGCCG